In one window of Azotobacter salinestris DNA:
- the cheA gene encoding chemotaxis protein CheA, which yields MDITDFYDTFFEEAAELLEDMERHLLELDIESPDPEQLNAIFRAAHSIKGGAGTFGFDVLQRTTHIFENILDHLRRGELKLRRDIVDTFLETKDMLQDQLAAYRNGSEPDPEAFARICQTLQQMALEELGKQGPEVAGHAPAPVPAPSPVAEPAPSPEPEAAEAPVGEEGTERLRVVLLGVAEKDRELLIEELKHFGSILGQSGDVQRYEVELATGESADDIEAVLCFVVEPEQLEIQALAAPAAPSKAAGAAAQAEAPPHEPMPTVLPAEERKTVPAVVAAPPAPVAAPAPAAASSPPVASGKAPANNNNNGESTSLRVPVAKVDQIINLVGELVITQSMLDQMLGRLDGAMHSELVNGIALLQRNARDLQEAVMSIRMVPMDFVFSRFPRQVHDLAAKLGKEVELVTVGKSTELDKSLVERIVDPLNHLVRNSLDHGIESPEVREAAGKPRTGRLTLSAQHQGGNILIDVIDDGAGLNRDKLLAKARSNGLAVSDSMSDDEVWQLIFAPGFSTAEVVSDVSGRGVGMDVVKRNIQSLGGHVQILSRQGQGTTTRIVLPLTLAILDGMSIRAGEEIFILPLNAVIESLQPRSEDIYAMAGTDQLLKVRDEYLPLLPLHQVFGIPGARTRPSECIVVIVQGEGTRCALLVDELVGQQQVVVKNLETNYRKVPGVSAATILGDGSVSLILDIADLQRLNRRQSAARQERAAATEQELMLS from the coding sequence ATGGATATCACCGACTTCTACGACACCTTCTTCGAGGAGGCTGCAGAACTGCTGGAAGATATGGAACGTCATCTGCTCGAGCTGGACATCGAGTCCCCCGATCCCGAGCAGCTCAACGCCATCTTCCGTGCCGCCCACTCCATCAAGGGCGGTGCCGGCACCTTCGGCTTCGACGTCCTGCAACGGACTACCCACATCTTCGAGAACATCCTCGACCACCTGCGCCGCGGCGAGCTGAAGCTGCGGCGCGATATCGTCGACACCTTCCTGGAAACCAAGGACATGCTGCAAGACCAGCTAGCCGCCTATCGCAACGGCAGCGAACCTGACCCCGAGGCATTCGCGCGTATCTGTCAAACCCTGCAGCAGATGGCCCTGGAGGAGCTCGGCAAGCAGGGGCCGGAGGTGGCCGGGCACGCCCCGGCACCGGTGCCGGCCCCGAGCCCGGTCGCCGAGCCGGCGCCCTCGCCCGAGCCGGAAGCGGCAGAGGCGCCTGTGGGCGAAGAGGGGACGGAGCGCCTGCGCGTGGTTCTGCTCGGCGTCGCCGAGAAGGACCGCGAGCTGCTGATCGAGGAGCTCAAGCATTTCGGCAGCATCCTCGGCCAGAGCGGCGACGTTCAGCGCTACGAGGTGGAGCTGGCCACCGGCGAAAGCGCCGACGACATCGAGGCCGTGCTCTGCTTCGTGGTCGAGCCCGAGCAGCTGGAGATCCAGGCGCTCGCGGCTCCCGCCGCGCCGTCGAAGGCGGCTGGCGCTGCCGCGCAGGCCGAGGCGCCGCCGCACGAGCCCATGCCGACGGTCCTGCCTGCCGAGGAGAGGAAGACAGTGCCCGCGGTGGTCGCGGCTCCGCCTGCACCCGTGGCCGCCCCGGCGCCTGCTGCCGCTTCGTCACCCCCGGTGGCCTCCGGCAAGGCACCGGCCAACAACAATAACAACGGCGAATCCACCTCCCTGCGCGTGCCGGTGGCCAAGGTCGACCAGATCATCAACCTGGTGGGCGAGCTGGTCATCACCCAGTCGATGCTCGACCAGATGCTCGGCCGGCTGGACGGCGCCATGCACAGCGAGCTGGTCAACGGCATCGCCCTCCTGCAGCGCAATGCCCGCGACCTGCAGGAAGCGGTGATGTCCATTCGCATGGTGCCGATGGATTTCGTGTTCAGCCGCTTCCCGCGCCAGGTCCACGACCTGGCGGCCAAGCTGGGCAAGGAGGTCGAGCTGGTCACCGTGGGCAAGTCCACCGAGCTGGACAAGAGCCTGGTGGAGCGCATCGTCGACCCGCTGAACCACCTGGTGCGCAACAGCCTCGATCACGGCATCGAGTCGCCCGAGGTGCGCGAGGCCGCCGGCAAGCCGCGCACCGGGCGCCTGACCCTGTCGGCGCAGCACCAGGGCGGCAACATCCTGATCGACGTCATCGACGACGGCGCCGGCCTCAACCGCGACAAGCTGCTGGCCAAGGCGCGCAGCAACGGCCTGGCGGTTTCCGACAGCATGAGCGACGACGAGGTCTGGCAACTGATCTTCGCGCCCGGCTTCTCCACCGCCGAGGTGGTCAGCGACGTTTCCGGACGCGGTGTCGGCATGGATGTGGTCAAGCGCAACATCCAGTCGCTCGGCGGACACGTGCAGATCCTGTCGCGCCAAGGCCAGGGCACCACCACCCGCATCGTGCTGCCGCTGACCCTGGCGATCCTCGACGGCATGTCGATCCGGGCCGGCGAGGAGATCTTCATCCTGCCGCTGAACGCCGTGATCGAATCCCTGCAGCCGCGCAGCGAGGACATCTACGCGATGGCCGGCACCGACCAGCTGCTCAAGGTGCGCGACGAGTACCTGCCGCTGCTGCCGCTGCACCAGGTCTTCGGCATTCCCGGCGCACGCACCCGGCCGAGCGAATGCATCGTCGTGATCGTGCAGGGCGAGGGCACCCGCTGCGCCCTGCTGGTGGACGAACTGGTCGGCCAGCAGCAGGTGGTGGTGAAGAACCTGGAAACCAATTACCGCAAGGTGCCGGGCGTCTCCGCCGCGACCATCCTCGGCGATGGCAGCGTCTCGCTGATTCTCGACATCGCCGATTTGCAACGCCTCAACCGCAGACAGAGCGCCGCCCGTCAGGAACGTGCGGCTGCGACCGAACAGGAGCTGATGCTGTCATGA
- a CDS encoding flagellar protein FliT: MLELARRGDWTALLEEKSCGLIDAERLRQLEAEVSLGHREQLRKIELLEQILALDAEIRTHLLTRRDELGRLILNSRRQRELNRTYRPAVGASIVYQAAERFDKGLP, encoded by the coding sequence ATGCTGGAACTGGCTCGTCGCGGCGACTGGACGGCTCTGTTGGAGGAGAAATCCTGTGGCTTGATCGATGCCGAACGGCTTCGGCAGCTGGAAGCCGAGGTTTCGCTCGGGCACCGGGAGCAGTTGCGCAAGATCGAGTTGCTGGAGCAGATCCTGGCGCTGGATGCGGAGATTCGTACGCACCTGCTGACGCGCCGCGACGAGCTCGGCCGGCTGATCCTCAATTCGCGTCGCCAGCGCGAACTGAACCGCACCTATCGTCCTGCCGTGGGCGCATCGATCGTGTACCAAGCCGCCGAGCGCTTCGATAAAGGCCTGCCGTGA
- a CDS encoding EscU/YscU/HrcU family type III secretion system export apparatus switch protein: MSEERGGRGAAGGRRQALALAYGEGDGAPRVVAKGYGLLAERIVAEAHRQGVPVHAAPELVGLLMQVDLDAQIPPQLYQVVAELLVWVYGLETTRRESVD; this comes from the coding sequence ATGAGTGAAGAGCGAGGCGGCCGGGGCGCGGCGGGGGGGCGGCGGCAGGCGCTGGCGCTGGCCTACGGCGAGGGGGACGGAGCGCCGCGGGTAGTGGCCAAGGGATATGGTCTGCTGGCCGAGCGCATCGTCGCCGAGGCGCATCGTCAGGGTGTGCCGGTGCATGCCGCGCCAGAGCTGGTGGGTCTGCTCATGCAGGTGGATCTGGATGCGCAGATTCCTCCGCAGCTCTATCAGGTGGTGGCCGAGTTGCTGGTCTGGGTCTATGGCCTCGAGACGACCCGCCGCGAGTCCGTCGATTGA
- the flhD gene encoding flagellar transcriptional regulator FlhD: MVVDTLIEEIQDLNLTYLLLVQRLLRKDRATAIFRLKLSEEMANLLAGLSGKQLVQLARTNQLICRPGFEDAGQLMKVLNNSREPGLARLHASLLMISADQSVGSQSVGRVGNAES, encoded by the coding sequence ATGGTTGTCGATACCCTCATCGAAGAGATTCAGGATTTGAATCTCACCTATCTGCTGCTGGTGCAGCGGCTGTTACGCAAGGATCGCGCTACTGCCATTTTCCGCTTGAAGCTGAGCGAAGAGATGGCCAACTTGCTGGCAGGGTTATCGGGCAAGCAGCTGGTGCAGCTGGCACGTACCAATCAGCTGATCTGCAGGCCGGGCTTCGAGGATGCCGGGCAGTTGATGAAGGTTTTGAACAATTCCCGCGAGCCGGGGCTGGCGCGGCTGCATGCCTCCTTGCTGATGATTTCCGCCGACCAGTCGGTGGGATCGCAGTCGGTGGGGCGAGTGGGGAATGCCGAGTCATGA
- a CDS encoding flagellar hook-length control protein FliK, with protein sequence MSGITPLLDSLLHQVLGKPVDLPTTRQGDRPVEPIVPGGVARAVHSDSRLDARSPRLLSPLLQTPQHGDEITSRPTSPGEATGPASAATRLSPAARTIADVLREHPARPSAIMPGAPLLPSADTPPAATLLAGLLRQSIGESGLFYESHLARWYRGELPLQALAREPQMGGWQPPEKGGGSSPRAGGGAAPPAAPMPGRPEAVDGETLPAESLVLESEDALQTGPALSREQVQGLVRHQLELLANPVLHWEGEAWPGLFMFLSVQAPEADRQGSARSGEGEGEAVPADARWCLRLDLDLPGHGALGVEVWLGGQSLSLTMVTASPELLDYFARTEGFLRERIAQCFPGELALRCLDAQWAAENPDE encoded by the coding sequence GTGAGCGGGATCACTCCGCTGCTCGACAGTCTGCTGCACCAGGTGTTGGGCAAGCCGGTCGATCTGCCGACGACACGGCAGGGCGACCGGCCGGTAGAGCCGATCGTTCCGGGCGGGGTGGCGCGTGCGGTGCACAGCGATTCCCGTCTGGATGCGCGCAGTCCGCGGCTGTTGTCGCCGCTGCTGCAGACGCCGCAGCACGGCGATGAGATCACTTCCCGCCCGACGAGCCCGGGAGAGGCGACGGGGCCGGCCTCCGCTGCGACCCGTCTCAGTCCGGCTGCGCGTACCATTGCCGACGTGCTTCGCGAGCATCCGGCGCGTCCGTCGGCGATCATGCCTGGTGCGCCGCTGCTGCCCTCTGCCGACACTCCACCTGCCGCCACCCTGCTTGCCGGTCTGCTCAGGCAGAGCATCGGCGAGAGTGGGCTTTTCTACGAGTCCCACCTGGCGCGCTGGTATCGCGGCGAGTTGCCGCTGCAGGCATTGGCGCGCGAGCCGCAGATGGGGGGCTGGCAGCCTCCGGAGAAGGGGGGGGGCTCCTCGCCGCGCGCCGGGGGCGGGGCTGCGCCACCCGCGGCGCCGATGCCGGGCCGGCCGGAGGCCGTCGACGGCGAGACGCTGCCTGCCGAGTCTCTTGTCCTCGAATCCGAAGATGCCCTGCAGACCGGGCCGGCACTGTCCAGGGAGCAGGTGCAGGGCCTGGTCCGTCATCAGCTGGAGCTGCTGGCCAATCCGGTGCTGCACTGGGAGGGCGAGGCCTGGCCGGGGTTGTTCATGTTCCTGTCCGTGCAGGCTCCCGAGGCGGATCGACAGGGATCGGCCCGGTCGGGCGAGGGTGAGGGGGAGGCTGTGCCCGCGGATGCGCGCTGGTGCCTGCGGCTCGATCTGGACTTGCCCGGACATGGAGCTCTGGGGGTGGAGGTCTGGTTGGGGGGGCAGTCCTTGTCGTTGACCATGGTCACTGCGTCGCCGGAGCTGCTCGATTACTTTGCGCGTACCGAGGGATTCCTGCGGGAGCGTATCGCTCAGTGTTTCCCCGGAGAACTCGCGTTGCGCTGTCTCGATGCGCAGTGGGCTGCGGAGAATCCCGATGAGTGA
- the flhC gene encoding flagellar transcriptional regulator FlhC: protein MTEKSLVNEMMQVQLAIELIELGARLQVLETETDLSRGRLIRLYKELRGVSPPKGMLPFSTDWFVTWLPNIHSSLFYGIYRSLREHCGCERMEAFVKAFRLYLEQVQLDEAEFVLGLTRAWTLVRFFESEMLEMIRCTCCGGEFVAHAHAPTRDFVCGICQPPSRAGKTRKRREIELQMMAADDTLLPGFCAKG from the coding sequence ATGACGGAAAAGAGTCTGGTAAACGAAATGATGCAGGTGCAGCTGGCCATCGAGCTGATCGAGCTGGGTGCCCGCCTGCAGGTGCTGGAAACCGAAACCGATCTCAGCCGGGGGCGCCTGATCCGCCTGTACAAGGAGTTGCGGGGCGTGTCGCCGCCCAAGGGCATGCTGCCCTTTTCCACCGACTGGTTCGTGACCTGGTTGCCGAACATCCATTCCTCGCTGTTCTACGGGATCTATCGCAGCCTGCGGGAGCATTGCGGCTGTGAGCGGATGGAGGCGTTCGTCAAGGCCTTCCGGCTCTATCTTGAGCAGGTGCAGCTGGACGAGGCCGAATTCGTCCTCGGGCTGACCCGGGCCTGGACGCTGGTGCGCTTCTTCGAGAGCGAAATGCTCGAGATGATCCGCTGCACCTGCTGTGGCGGGGAGTTCGTGGCCCATGCCCACGCGCCGACCCGGGATTTCGTCTGCGGTATCTGCCAGCCGCCTTCGCGTGCCGGCAAGACGCGCAAGCGGCGGGAGATCGAGCTGCAGATGATGGCGGCCGACGACACGCTGCTGCCGGGGTTCTGCGCCAAGGGTTGA
- the motA gene encoding flagellar motor stator protein MotA: MLIALGLIVVMLSVFGGYALSGGSLGPLFQPLELLIIGGAAVGAFIAANNGKIIKATLGAFSRMRRTNSYDKALYLELMSLFYNLLSKARREGMLAIEKEIENPAESALFSEYPKVVQDPMIITFLTDYLRLMISGNMAAHELDELMVHEIEEFEHEAHLPVDALTKVSDALPAFGIVAAVMGVVKALSMADVGPDEMGLMIAHALVGTFLGILLAYGCVAPAASRIDRQVGEAVKMLQCMRVTLLASLNGYAPQVAVEFGRKALHSAERPSASELEEHVRNSKSSGAGSA, encoded by the coding sequence GTGCTGATCGCTCTGGGTCTCATTGTTGTCATGCTCTCGGTATTCGGTGGCTATGCGCTGTCCGGCGGCAGCCTGGGGCCGCTGTTCCAGCCGCTCGAGCTGCTGATCATCGGCGGCGCCGCAGTCGGCGCCTTCATCGCCGCCAATAACGGCAAGATCATCAAGGCCACCCTGGGGGCCTTCTCGCGCATGCGGCGCACCAACAGCTACGACAAGGCGCTCTACCTGGAGCTGATGTCGCTGTTCTACAACCTGCTGAGCAAGGCCCGGCGCGAGGGCATGCTGGCCATCGAGAAGGAAATCGAGAACCCGGCCGAGAGCGCGCTGTTCAGCGAATACCCCAAGGTCGTCCAGGACCCGATGATCATCACCTTCCTCACCGACTACCTGAGGCTGATGATCAGCGGCAACATGGCCGCCCATGAGCTCGACGAGCTGATGGTCCACGAGATCGAGGAGTTCGAGCACGAGGCGCACCTGCCGGTGGATGCGCTGACCAAGGTCAGCGATGCCCTGCCGGCCTTCGGCATCGTCGCCGCGGTGATGGGTGTGGTGAAGGCGCTGAGCATGGCCGATGTCGGTCCCGACGAGATGGGCCTGATGATCGCCCACGCGCTGGTCGGCACCTTCCTCGGCATCCTGCTCGCCTACGGGTGCGTCGCACCGGCCGCCAGCCGGATCGACCGCCAGGTGGGCGAGGCGGTGAAGATGCTCCAATGCATGCGCGTCACCCTGCTCGCCAGCCTCAACGGCTATGCCCCGCAGGTGGCCGTGGAGTTCGGCCGCAAGGCGCTGCACAGCGCCGAACGCCCCTCCGCCAGCGAGCTCGAGGAGCATGTGCGCAACAGCAAGAGCTCCGGAGCCGGCAGTGCATGA
- the motB gene encoding flagellar motor protein MotB, with amino-acid sequence MSDRPVIIIRRKKKGGHGHHGGAWKIAFADFMTALMALFLVLWTLASASDEHRIAVAEYFRTPLLVAMAGGDRDGASQSVIPGGGPDPTFAEGERARIDLRQEQRRIDELERKRLRELEERLEAAINIDPLLKDLRDQILVDLTPEGLRIQLVDTEQRPMFEIGSAKVAPYMRTLLRTLAPMLNELPNRIQITGHTDSLPYAGGEAGYSNWELSADRANASRRELIGGGLAPEKLLRTSGMSDRIPFEGAAPNDAANRRIAVIVLDSRFADSILDQREYGPLSSGDGGNRPATEGASRDSAGPATANGPARPAARP; translated from the coding sequence ATGAGTGACCGTCCCGTCATCATCATCCGCCGCAAGAAGAAGGGCGGACACGGTCACCACGGCGGCGCCTGGAAGATCGCCTTCGCCGACTTCATGACCGCCCTGATGGCCTTGTTCCTGGTGCTCTGGACGCTTGCCAGCGCCAGTGACGAGCACCGTATCGCGGTCGCCGAATACTTCCGTACGCCGCTGCTGGTGGCGATGGCCGGCGGCGACCGCGATGGCGCCAGCCAGAGCGTGATTCCCGGTGGCGGACCGGACCCGACCTTCGCCGAGGGCGAGCGCGCGCGCATCGACCTGCGCCAGGAGCAGCGCCGCATCGACGAGCTCGAGCGCAAGCGCCTGCGGGAGCTGGAGGAGCGTCTGGAGGCGGCGATCAATATCGACCCGCTGCTCAAGGACCTCAGGGACCAGATTCTCGTCGACCTCACTCCCGAAGGGCTGCGCATCCAGCTGGTGGATACCGAGCAGCGACCGATGTTCGAGATCGGCAGTGCCAAGGTGGCTCCCTACATGCGCACCCTGCTGCGCACCCTGGCGCCGATGCTCAACGAGCTGCCGAACCGCATCCAGATCACCGGACACACCGACAGTCTGCCCTATGCCGGCGGTGAGGCGGGCTACAGCAACTGGGAGCTGTCGGCCGATCGCGCCAATGCCTCGCGCCGCGAGCTGATCGGCGGCGGTCTGGCCCCGGAAAAACTGCTGCGCACCTCGGGGATGTCCGACCGGATTCCCTTCGAGGGTGCCGCACCGAACGATGCGGCCAACCGGCGCATTGCGGTGATCGTGCTGGACAGCCGCTTCGCCGACTCGATTCTCGATCAGCGGGAATACGGCCCCCTGTCGAGCGGGGATGGCGGCAACCGGCCGGCAACGGAGGGCGCATCCCGGGACAGCGCCGGCCCGGCGACCGCCAACGGCCCCGCGCGACCGGCCGCCAGGCCTTAA
- a CDS encoding chemotaxis protein CheW: protein MTSLKQADLAAAIADTHTREFLVFSLGSEEYAIDILKAQEIRSYENVTRIANTPDFIKGVTNLRGVIVPIVDLRIKFHLERIEYGGQTVVIVVNVEGRIVGVVVDGVSDVISLSPDQIKPAPEFSLSLSSDYLCGLASIGERMLVLVDIDKLLTSEEMALVEKTVA from the coding sequence ATGACTTCCCTCAAGCAAGCCGATCTGGCGGCGGCCATCGCCGACACCCATACCCGCGAATTTCTGGTGTTCTCGCTGGGCAGCGAGGAATACGCCATCGATATCCTCAAGGCCCAGGAAATCCGCAGCTACGAGAACGTCACGCGGATCGCCAACACCCCGGACTTCATCAAGGGGGTGACCAACCTGCGCGGTGTGATCGTGCCCATCGTCGACCTGCGCATCAAGTTTCACCTCGAGCGCATCGAGTACGGCGGGCAGACGGTGGTCATCGTGGTCAACGTCGAGGGACGCATCGTCGGCGTGGTGGTCGACGGCGTGTCCGACGTGATCAGCCTGTCCCCCGACCAGATCAAGCCGGCGCCCGAGTTCAGCCTGTCGCTGTCCTCCGATTACCTCTGCGGGCTGGCGAGCATCGGCGAGCGCATGCTGGTGCTGGTCGACATCGACAAGCTGCTGACCAGCGAGGAAATGGCCCTGGTGGAGAAGACCGTGGCTTGA